The bacterium region CTGCCCCCCTGTCACTAATATTTTCAATGCTCTTTCCTCCATCGCTGATACGAACTGTTCAGGTGGTAATTTACCGCAGAGACGCAGAGGAACAGAGAGGAAAATATCTTTTTTTTCGTTTTTTTCGCGTTTTTCGGTGTTTAAAAAGGCTTAAAAACAGTTAGTCGAAAGGTAACCGTTCAGGCTATATATCAAAAGTGTAAGAAAGGGGATAAGGAGATAAGAGTGATATGGAGATAAGATAATAGAAATAGATTGAAATTTATAGAAATAGGTAGAAATTGATTGTGGAAAACAACAAATTTCCATAAATTTCTATTAGTTTCTATTAATTTCAATTTTTTTAATAATATCTCCCTATCTCCACATCTCCTTTTGTTACACCACCTGAACGTTTACGTCGAAAGTAAGTATTAAAAGATTAATAAACAACGAAAGACCCGAAATGGACAAAAAAAGGAAATTTCTGTCTCTGGTGAATAGATTTTAATTTTTTCTCTGCGTCTCTGTGTCTCTGCGGTGAACAGTTACGCTGATACAAAATCCCAAAAACTCACCTTTTTCAAAATGGTAAAAACTCAATTTGCCTTTTCACCTTTTCAGTTTCTTTTTTACATATTCCATTAGCCCGCCGCAATCAATGAGGTATTGCATAAATTCCGGGAAAGGGGTAGTGGGATATTCTTCCTGGCGGGATAAATTCTTTATCTTACCGCTTTTTGGTTCTATTTCTAATACATCACCTTGTTTAATTTTGTCTATCTGGTCACATTCAAAGATTGGCAAGCCAATATTGATGGCATTGCGGTAGAATATTCGGGCAAAGGATTTAGCAATTACACACGCCACACCACTTGCTTTAATGGCAATCGGTGCATGTTCTCTTGATGAGCCACAACCAAAGTTTTTATCCGCAACAATAATATCCCCTTTTTCTACACCACTGACAAACCCCTTATCAATTCCTTCCATGCAGTGTTTAGCCAGTTCTTGTGGCGATGTTGTATCAAGATAAACAGCAGGAATAATCTCATCGGTATTAACATCAGCCCTGAATTTCTTAAATACTTTACCGGTTATCTTCATCTTATTTTCCTCTTTACAGAAGTTAGATATCTTACTATCACTCCTCTGTTAAATAAATATCATACATAAATGTGTTCCGTCATCCAAACATATTATTTTATTTATCTTTTCTATTAATTCTGGATAATTAAAGGGTTTAGTGATATAATCTACCGCACCTGATTCATAACCTCTTTTAATATCTTCTGGTCTTGACCTGACCGTTACGAAGATAATTGGTATATTTTTAGTCTTTTCAATCCTTTTAAGTCTTTCACAGACTTCATATCCCGATAGTCCTGGCATCATTATATCTAATAAAATGAGGTGAGGAGTATGTTTTGAGGCGACTTTTATCCCTTCTTTGCCATTGTAAGCACGAAGGACTTCAAAATTTTTCATGTCTAAAAATCTGCTTAAAACCTCCACAAATGATGTATTGTCGTCAATCACAGCAATCTTCTTTTTTCCTTTATCTTTATCCATTTTTTCATTTCCCCCCTTAAATGTTTGGTGATTGGTAACTGGTAATTAGTTGCCCTTTAATCATACAAAACTTTTCTAAATCTATCCTCATCTATTCTCTCTTTTAGTTCCCACTCATCTTTACAACAAACTTTTGCACGAAAATATCTATAACTTTCTCAATAAACATATCGCTCCTATGGAGCTAATTTGATGTTGAGACGATAAAGCTATAAACATCTCGCCCTTACAGGGTTGAATATATTTTCTAAACTCCGTTAGGAGTGATATATTTGTAGACTATGATAATCCTTAAAGAATTCAGCTCCGTAGGAGCTTAATCTTTAAGTTCTTTAATTTTAATATTTTAAATATTATTTGTGTTTATTCGTAGATTTATACATTAAATTTCCTGCAAAAGCTTGTTTACAAGACGCCACAGTTTTAACATAAGGTAAATGGTGAAACCGATTAGGACTTCTGGTATAAATCTCTATCTCTCTCATATACTCATCGCAATATTCTACAATTTCTTCAATCATATCCTCAATAGCAGATTGAGAAGTTGAACTTTCCGTGACCAAATCAAGTTCTGGACAATAAACACAAAAACCATCTTCTTCCTTTATGAGTAGAAGAGATAAACTTTTTTCTTTAATAATTATTTTCGGTCTGTCCATTAGTTTTTCCATTTCATACCTCTTTTTTAATTTCGTGAAGTTCTAAGTTTCATCAGGTGAGGTAATTTTACCACGAATTGCCGAGGCGGCGGCGATGGCAGGGTTGGTTAAATATACCTCACTTTCTTTATGTCCCATTCTACCGACAAAATTGCGGTTAGTTGTGGCAAGACACCGTTCGCCTGATGCGAGTATCCCCATATATCCGCCAAGACAGGGACCGCAAGTTGGTGTGCTGACCACACCTCCTGCCTCGATAAATATCTCAATTAAGCCTT contains the following coding sequences:
- a CDS encoding 3-isopropylmalate dehydratase small subunit, which produces MKITGKVFKKFRADVNTDEIIPAVYLDTTSPQELAKHCMEGIDKGFVSGVEKGDIIVADKNFGCGSSREHAPIAIKASGVACVIAKSFARIFYRNAINIGLPIFECDQIDKIKQGDVLEIEPKSGKIKNLSRQEEYPTTPFPEFMQYLIDCGGLMEYVKKKLKR
- a CDS encoding response regulator; translated protein: MDKDKGKKKIAVIDDNTSFVEVLSRFLDMKNFEVLRAYNGKEGIKVASKHTPHLILLDIMMPGLSGYEVCERLKRIEKTKNIPIIFVTVRSRPEDIKRGYESGAVDYITKPFNYPELIEKINKIICLDDGTHLCMIFI